The nucleotide window GTTTGACGACGGCGAAAAAATGGGCGGATGGCCTGATACTTTCGACTGGGTTTACGGAAAAGAAGGAAACAAAGGCTGGTTGGAAAATTTTATCGATGAAGTCTCTTCAAAAGACGGGGACAGTCTTTATTCCGACATCATTTTCGAGCTTCCTTCAAATTTATTGTGCAATATGGAAAAAAGGAATCCGGTATATCTGCCTATTTCAAGCTACAGAGAAATGGGAGAATGGACTTTGCCACCGGCAACAAGAGACGCTTGCGAAAAAATAAAATCGAAGAATCCTTCAGCTCCTTTAAGTTCCGGCATATGGCATAATTTTTTAACCAGATATCCGGAATCTAATCTCCAGCATAAAAGGATGGTTAATTTAAGCCTAAAAATAGATTATATTCAAGAAACTTACGGTAAAAATCTTAACGAAGCCGACGCAGAACTTCTTAAATCTCAAGCTAACGATGCTTATTGGCACGGAGTATTCGGCGGCATTTATCTGCCGCATTTAAGGAGAGCGATACATAATGCGCTATTATCTTCCTACGTTTTTTATAAAGATGCCGTTAGCGGAAAAATAGAGATAGAATGTTTTGATTTCGACTCGGACGGAGAAAAAGAATTTTTGCTTTCAAACGATTTATGGTGTATAGTTTATAAGCCTTCGTCAGCTTCTTTTTCGGCATTGGATTATATAGGAAAAGGATTGATTCATTCTCTTGGCGACGTATTCTGCCTGCATGAAGAATACGACATCTTAAAAATAAAAGAAAAAAATTCAAAAGAAGAAAGCGCCGATAGCGATATAAAAAATAAAAACGGTTCGGAAGAAGAGCCGCCTAAGACGATACATGACGAAACTAAATATCCTTCCGATTTATCGGAAAATGATATTTTAACGCACAAAGGCATTCTTCCTTCTTTTGAAATTTTATTTGAAAACAAGCCTCTTTATTTTTCCTGCGCGGATATAAAAAATATATGCGAACATGACGGTAAAAATTATATATTTGTCGAAACAAAGGCGTATCCCGTAATTACCGGCGGCGGTGAAGCCCTCCGCGATAATAATTTAAATAATTTAACGGATATAAAAGCGGAAGGTATGCCCGATGAAATTTTAGGGCTAAGCATAAAGATAGAGGAGTCTGTATCTTTTTTCATAAAATCAAGGCCGAAAATTTCCGGAAATTTACAAGTCGTTTTCAGGTTTGCTTTCCCCGGCGGCGACGGCCCGGCAGTCAGCATAGATATGGACGGCGAAGTGAAAGGAATTAATAATATCATGAAAAAAAACAATGCATCCGGATGCGATAATTTTATATATTTGAAAGATTCATTCTGGGGCGGAAAAATAACGCTGAAAGAACGGTCGGACTCTAATTTTTTAAAAAATTACGACATCGTATTTAAGCCTTTGACGACTATGTCGCTTTCCGAAAA belongs to Candidatus Acidulodesulfobacterium acidiphilum and includes:
- a CDS encoding DUF1925 domain-containing protein; this encodes MTKFILGFHCHQPVGNFDFVFKEVHQKSYSPLIRTLFRLNVKFCLHASGVLLEWWEENDSELIEIIAEGVNAGLIELIGGGYYEPILAMIPPKDRLKQLEMLNIALKRLFGIYPSGAWITERIWQPDIIKDLKSAGLNYAFLDDFQFFQAGISPDCIDSVFRTEYGGEYFDIFPIHERLRYKIPFAEPSESLNEILYLNGRRSDLSVMFDDGEKMGGWPDTFDWVYGKEGNKGWLENFIDEVSSKDGDSLYSDIIFELPSNLLCNMEKRNPVYLPISSYREMGEWTLPPATRDACEKIKSKNPSAPLSSGIWHNFLTRYPESNLQHKRMVNLSLKIDYIQETYGKNLNEADAELLKSQANDAYWHGVFGGIYLPHLRRAIHNALLSSYVFYKDAVSGKIEIECFDFDSDGEKEFLLSNDLWCIVYKPSSASFSALDYIGKGLIHSLGDVFCLHEEYDILKIKEKNSKEESADSDIKNKNGSEEEPPKTIHDETKYPSDLSENDILTHKGILPSFEILFENKPLYFSCADIKNICEHDGKNYIFVETKAYPVITGGGEALRDNNLNNLTDIKAEGMPDEILGLSIKIEESVSFFIKSRPKISGNLQVVFRFAFPGGDGPAVSIDMDGEVKGINNIMKKNNASGCDNFIYLKDSFWGGKITLKERSDSNFLKNYDIVFKPLTTMSLSENGYERIFQGIEIRYNFNLNTEEDFSSIISIDVEKIN